A genomic region of Anopheles coustani chromosome 3, idAnoCousDA_361_x.2, whole genome shotgun sequence contains the following coding sequences:
- the LOC131272552 gene encoding major facilitator superfamily domain-containing protein 10: protein MTYNLDELKKRSVVSGTSHNLNSNLKPSPKHEKVTEASKKITEITRTHPTAYVVFASLLLDLLAFTMILPLLPSLLEYYRKNDNQLYGYLANSIKQFQVWIGAPERFTSVLFGGALGSMFSFLQFLSSPIVGALSDIYGRKPLMLLCATGIAASYGLWAYSESFLLFVIARFVGGISKGNVSLCMAVITDVSNQQNRGKAMALVGIAFSLGFIAGPMIGAMFSRYSDKTGTLWFFAPAMFAMMLAVADILFLALCLKETLPKEKRSTKIINSLSHALDHISIRALFRFSAVENLPQKDVRSLRSLGVTYFLYLFLYSGLEFTVTFLMYHKFSYTSIDQAKMFLTTGVLMALLQGSVVRRLPDRLVKKSAVFGLYLIIPAFVTVGLAESSPVLYLGMSLFAISTAFVVTCMTTITSKYGDFHQKGTVLGVFRSLGALARAVGPIVASIAFWSVGARITYIAGGLLLLWPALMLQYLQL from the exons ATGACGTACAACCTAGATGAGCTTAAGAAGCGGTCCGTCGTGTCGGGCACCTCTCACAACTTAAACAGCAATCTCAAACCCTCACCGAAGCATGAGAAAGTTACGGAAGCATCGAAGAAAATCACCGAAATTACCCGAACCCATCCAACGGCGTACGTGGTGTTCGCTTCCCTGCTGCTCGATCTGCTGGCGTTCACGATGATACTCCCTCTGCTTCCGTCCCTGCTAGAGTATTACCGCAAGAATGACAATCAGTTGTACGGCTATCTGGCCAACAGTATTAAGCAGTTCCAGGTGTGGATCGGTGCCCCGGAGCGCTTCACGAGCGTCCTGTTTGGCGGTGCGCTCGGGTCCATGTTTAGCTTTCTGCAGTTTCTAAGCAGCCCCATCGTTGGTGCTCTTTCCGATATCTACGGTCGGAAACCGTTGATGTTGCTGTGTGCG ACGGGTATCGCTGCATCCTATGGACTGTGGGCGTACTCGGAGTCGTTTCTTCTCTTCGTGATAGCCCGCTTCGTCGGTGGCATAAGCAAGGGTAACGTTTCACTCTGCATGGCCGTCATAACGGACGTATCGAACCAACAGAATCGAGGCAAAGCGATGGCCCTGGTTGGGATTGCCTTTTCGCTTGGGTTCATCGCCGGTCCAATGATCGGTGCCATGTTTTCACGGTACTCGGACAAAACCGGCACGCTATGGTTTTTCGCGCCGGCCATGTTCGCGATGATGCTGGCCGTAGCCGACATCCTGTTTCTGGCATTATGCCTTAAAGAAACCCTACCGAAGGAAAAGCGGTCGACGAAAATCATCAATTCGCTTTCGCACGCACTCGATCATATCAGTATTAGAGCACTGTTTCGATTCTCGGCGGTGGAAAACCTACCGCAGAAGGACGTGCGTTCCCTACGAAGCCTTGGAGTTACGTACTTCCTCTATCTATTTCTGTACTCCGGCCTAGAGTTTACAGTTACGTTTCTGATGTACCACAAATTTAGCTACACCTCGATCGATCAGGCAAAAATGTTCCTTACCACAG GCGTATTGATGGCATTACTTCAGGGATCGGTTGTGCGCCGGCTTCCGGATCGGCTAGTGAAGAAGTCGGCCGTATTTGGCCTATACTTAATCATTCCCGCCTTTGTTACCGTCGGTCTAGCAGAATCATCACCGGTTCTTTATTTAGGCATGAGTTTATTCGCAATCT CGACTGCGTTCGTGGTCACATGTATGACGACAATCACCTCAAAGTATGGCGACTTTCACCAGAAGGGTACGGTGCTAGGAGTGTTTCGGTCGCTAGGAGCACTGGCTCGGGCCGTTGGACCAATCGTTGCTTCCATTGCGTTCTGGAGCGTTGGTGCCCGCATCACCTACATTGCCGGCGGATTGCTCCTACTGTGGCCCGCCCTGATGTTGCAGTACTTACAGCTCTAG
- the LOC131258843 gene encoding uncharacterized protein LOC131258843 — translation MTVLLSYHRIVEKEPSQVNPRWKTCTVVSLLAIVSSCVVVSFSLHGLIAEYKHNCLLEAHLKFIPKPNLPPGNTTEPKPIIQYGIDEYWSNWSSGAYCETLKNMPLFQGICCTIWLAIFLMHGPGGILPQPWRIVFPSLIFFLGCLATSLTTASFITRGLNQLCAEFQKVESLRGLDCGRLVVYFALSKESTSLVQVDKNFFLTLIFPWVWFGATCLGFFVILLRIILMVDFQLLRVVISKHGDRKFKDLPEVKLASYSDSECLDD, via the exons ATGACCGTGCTTTTATCGTACCATCGAATAGTGGAGAAAGAACCCTCGCAAGTGAATCCACGGTGGAAAA CATGCACCGTCGTCTCGTTGCTCGCCATTGTTTCCTCATGTGTCGTAGTCAGTTTTAGCCTGCATGGGCTTATTGCAGAGTATAAACACAACTGTTTGCTTGAGGCGCATCTGAAGTTCATTCCTAAACCCAACCTTCCACCGGGAAATACCACGGAGCCAAAGCCAATCATTCAAT ATGGAATCGACGAGTACTGGAGCAACTGGAGCAGTGGTGCTTACTGTGAAACACTTAAGAACATGCCCTTGTTCCAAGGAATATGCTGCACGATATGGCTAGCCATTTTCCTGATGCATGGACCTGGCGG AATTCTTCCCCAGCCCTGGCGTATAGTATTTCCATCGTTGATATTTTTCCTTGGCTGTCTGGCAACGTCCCTTACAACGGCCAGCTTCATTACGCGAGGACTAAACCAGCTATGTGCAGAGTTTCAAAAGGTTGAGTCCTTGCGTGGGCTTGATTGTGGACGGCTCGTAGTGTACTTTGCGCTCTCGAAAGAAAGCACCTCGCTAGTGCAAGTAGATAAGAATTTTTTCTTAACACTAATCTTTCCCTGGGTTTGGTTCGGAGCCAcctgtttgggtttttttgtgaTCTTACTGCGAATCATTCTGATGGTGGATTTCCAGCTCTTACGCGTGGTGATATCGAAACATGGAGATCGGAAATTCAAAG atcTTCCAGAAGTGAAGTTAGCGAGTTATTCAGATTCGGAATGTTTAGATGATTGa
- the LOC131272813 gene encoding SAGA-associated factor 11 homolog: MSENDGIHIEYADENELIREFRRHMSDPETREKAANYLYESLVDEAILGVVYEVHHANKTGCSAAVEGEAEDSKPYTIVDLPDMDVFGSSNTKKAIDCHCPNCNRIVAASRFAPHLEKCMGMGRNSSRIASRRIANTRDVGSGNYFGGDEDDEDDADWSGEKRKKKISQVRTNGSKKNGKTS, encoded by the exons ATGAGTGAAAACGACGGCATACACATAGAATACGCGGATGAGAATGAATTAATTCGCGAATTCCGACGCCACATGAGCGATCCCGAAACGAGAGAAAAGGCTGCAAACTATCTGTACGAGTCCCTTGTGGATGAAGCCATCCTGGGAGTTGTCTACGAAGTGCATCATGCAAACAAGACAGGCTGTAGTGCCGCAGTGGAGGGCGAAGCCGAGGATAGCAAACCATACACGATCGTAGATCTCCCGGACATGGACGTATTCGGCTCTTCAAACACCAAAAAAGCGATCGACTGCCATTGTCCGAACTGCAATCGCATTGTGGCCGCATCTAGATTTGCTCCACATCTGGAGAAGTGCATGG GCATGGGTAGAAATTCGTCGCGTATAGCTAGTAGACGCATTGCAAACACGCGTGATGTGGGAAGTGGTAACTATTTTGGCGGTGACGAggacgatgaagatgatgcCGACTGGTCGGGTGAAAAGCGGAAAAAGAAGATCTCGCAAGTTCGCACCAATGGGagtaagaaaaatggaaaaacctcATGA